In Oryza brachyantha chromosome 2, ObraRS2, whole genome shotgun sequence, a single window of DNA contains:
- the LOC121053638 gene encoding uncharacterized protein LOC121053638 — protein sequence MEAAATWRRRVRLQPILVVSLSLLLLSPLFLLPCGGTLAAGTGGGGDSSGEPVLAGAACTMMKRGGHVVVAPSIATLSRRILAQNPSPDGGHNPPFSPGRSSNGVRPAGN from the exons ATGGAAGCTGCTGCTACATGGCGTCGTCGTGTCAGGCTGCAGCCGATCCTGGTGgtgtccctctccctcctgcTGCTGTCGCCGCTGTTTCTTCTGCCCTGCGGCGGtacgctcgccgccggcacaggaggaggaggtgacaGCTCCGGCGAGCCGGTGCTCGCCGGAGCTGCCTGCACGATGATGAAACGTGGAGGCCATGTGGTGGTTGCTCCAAGCATAGCAACACTGTCTCGTCGAATCCTAGCTCAAAATCCGA GCCCGGATGGGGGACACAACCCTCCTTTCTCCCCCGGAAGAAGCAGCAATGGTGTAAGGCCTGCAGGCAACTGA